The nucleotide sequence GGGGGATATTGTTGCGCGCCAGTATGGCAGCGGCTGCTGGTTGCGTGGGAAGCCATCGCCTGAGGATGTACGCCTGGCTGGGAACGGCCTGGAGGAAGTGCGCCGGATTATCCGGGAAGGAGAGTACCAGGTCGTCATCCTGGACGAGGCTTGCGTGGCTGCCTGGTTCGGCGTGTTACAAGTGGATGATCTGCTGGATTTGATCGACAATAAGCCCCCGGGAGTGGAGTTGATCTTTACCGGGCGCAAGGCGGACCCTCGCCTGATTGAGAAAGCCGACCTGGTGACGGAAATGCGCGAAATCAAGCACTATTACCGGCAGGGAGTGGAAGCCCGCAAAGGTATCGAAAGCTGAAAAAAACACTTTTTCAACTTCTTCCCTCTCCAACTCTCCAACTTTCCCCAAATTTGCCTTGTCGCGTCAACCGTGATACACTGAGCAAACCGGTTCCCGTGGAAAAATTCGCCCACGGAGCGACGGCAGGGGAGTCGGGGGGATTACCTTTATGCAATTGCGCCAGCGTTTTTCTTTGCCGAAAATAGACATCCCGGCCTGGAAATGGCCGGCACGTTCTTCTGAAACTCATTCTTTTCCACCGTTCCGGATCGGTGACCTGGAAGTTCCGGTCCCGATTGTTCAGGGTGGAATGGCAGTGGGGATCTCACTTTCCGGCCTGGCTTCCGCCGTGGCGCGCGAAGGTGGAGTGGGCGTGATCGCCGCCACCGCCATCGGCATGACTGAAAATGATTACTTTCAAAACGGCCGCGAGGCCAACGCCCGCGCGTTGACCCGTGAAATCCGCCGCTTCCGTGAAGCGGTAACGGGCGTATTGGGGATCAACATCATGATGGCGGCCGACGATTTCGACAACCTATTGGATGTATGCGTGCGCGAAAAGGTGGATATCGTTTTCCTGGGAGCCGGCCTGCCGATCCGCGGCATTCCCGTGGCCCGGTTGCGCCAGGCCGGTGTCAAAATAGTCCCCATTGTCAGCTCAGCCCGTGCCGCGCGCCTGATCTTTTCCTATTGGCAAAAAACGTATTCCGATCTTCCCGACGCCGTGGTGGTGGAAGGCCCGTTGGCCGGCGGTCACCTGGGCTTTACCGCCGATGATCTGGGAAAGAAAGAAAACCGCTTGGAAAACCTGGTGCCGACCGTGATCCGTGAACTGGAGGCTTATCGCGAAAACGATGGTCTCCCCATCCCGGTGATCGCCGCGGGTGGTATTTACACCGGCCGCGACATTCACCGCTTCCTGCGCATGGGCGCAGCCGGCGTGCAGATGGGAACCCGCTTCGTGGCCACAGATGAATGCGATGCGGCCGACGGATTCAAGCAGGCATTTGTGTCCGCTTCAGAGAAAACCATTCGCATCATAGAAAGCCCGGTGGGCTTGCCGGGCCGGGCGCTGGACGGTGAGTTCTTTGAACGCCTCAAAAACAATGCCGCGGGCTCGACCCGCTGCGTGTGGAAATGTTTGAAAAGCTGCGGAGCGGAAAAAGCGCATTACTGCATTTCTCTGGCCCTGAACGCCGCCCGCAAGGGCGATTTGCGCCGGGGTTTCGCTTTTGCCGGCGCCAATGCCTGGCGCGTGAACCATATCGTACCCGTGCACAACCTGGTGCGGTCCCTGGCGGCTGAATACAGCGTGGCCCTGGGCGACCTGGCCGCTCGTTTGCGCAAAGAGTATGAAAAGGCCCATGACCGCATCACTGAGCTGCACCACGATTACATCCGGGCGCGGGACACGGCCCTGGCCGACCTGAAACGCAAATACGGCCCCATGGTAACGCGAAAGAGTGAATGTTTGCGCAAAGAGTTGGCTGCGGTCCAGGAACGCCTGGCTGAAATCAAGGCGGAATACCTGGCCCACGTTCGCAAGCTCCAGGCCACGGTCGCCCAACTATCCCCGCAGCGCTTCAACTGAACTGGGGACGGTGCTTGTAAGTATGTAAATACGGATTTTTGGATAACCAGAGTTGAAAAGTTGCAGATTTGGAAAGTTGGAGAGTTGGAACACTGCCTCTTTGCTTGCCAAATACTTTATCACAGAGCTGCCGGTTTCATTATCACCGTTCGGCTGGAATCGGAAAATGTTGACGGGTACCGTGGAAGCATGATGCGGGAACGAATAACGAACCAGCGCCGGAAAAACGAGCGGGCGGCGGTTTCCGAACAGAAAACCCTTCTCTGGCGAACCTCGTTTCTATCTTTTGGAGGCACCGATCATGACACGAACCACACGCATTTTTGTTTTCCTGCTGATTGTTTTCCTGCCGCTTTGCGCGCAGGAAAGTGACAGCCTGTGCGGCCATTGGCAAGGCGAGATCCAGCTGCCTGGAATCGCACTGGAAATCCAGGTCAGCCTGGAGAAAAACCCCCAGGGTGAATGGAAAGGAAGCATTACCATTCCCCTGCAGCAAGCCAAAGATATTCCCCTGGAGAAATTCGCCATAGATGGTGATTCCGTCCGTTTTGCCATCAGCGGTGTTCCCGGCGAACCGGTTTTTTTCGGCACGCTTGAAAACGAAGGCTCCCGGATTGAAGGCACCTTCACCCAGGGCGGCCAGGAATTTTCTTTTCAGATGCACCGCGCGGATGACCCCCTGGTCATGGCCAGAAAGGCACTGAAAGGCTTTGACGAGGTCATTAATCAGGGATTGGAGAGCCTTAGTGTTCCCGGCGTGGCCATGGCGGTTGTGCGCGACGATGCCCTGGTCTTTGCCGGCGGTTACGGCCTGCGTGACCTGGAAAACAAGCTGCCCATGACCGCAGATACACTGCTGGCAATCGGCTCATCTTCCAAGGCGTTTACCACCTTTGCCCTGGGTGTATTGACGGACCGGGGCCGGATGGAATGGGACCAACCGGTACGCGAATATATCCCCTGGTTCCAGTTGATCGACCCAGTGGTAACGGAGCGCTTGACTCCCCGTGACCTGGTGACCCATCGTTCCGGCATGCCCCGCCACGACCTGGTATGGTACAACAACAAGACTGCCACCCGCGAAGAACTGGTGCGCAAAATGGCTCACCTGGAACTGTCCCGGGATTTGCGCCAGGAATTCCAGTACAACAACCTCATGTTCCTGACCGCCGGTTATTTGCTGGAGACCCTGACTGGAAGCTCCTGGGAGTCTTCCATCCGCGATTTGGTGTTTTCGCCCCTGGATATGAAACGCAGCAATTTTTCCGTGCTGGAATCCCAGAAAGATAATGATTTCGCCTGGCCTTACCGGGAACGGGACGGCAAATTGGAAAAGATCCCCTTCCGCGACATCACCACCGTGGGGCCGGCCGGCTCTATCAACTCATCGGTCAACGAAATGAGCCGCTGGCTGATGGTGCATTTATCCAACGGCAAGTACGACGGCAAAGCCATTGTCAATCCCGCGACCCTGGCGGACACGCACCGCTCGCACATGCCCACGGGAAATGACTCTTCAGATCCGCGCATCTCAGCCACCGATTACGGCATGGGCTGGTTTGTGGATCACTACCGCGGCCACCGGCGCGTGCATCACGGCGGCAACATCGATGGTTTTTCCTGCATGGTGGTGCTGCTGCCCGATGACGGCCTGGGTTTCGTGGCCATCGCCAACAAGAACGCGGCGTCGCTGCCGGAGTTGTTGATCCGCACTGCAGCCGACCGCCTGCTGGACCTGGAGCCCGTGGATTGGATCGCTGACGCGGCCAAGCGCAAAAAGGAACAGGCCGGCGAGGTCAAAAATGCGCAAGAAAAGAAAGCGAAGCGGCGGATTGCCGACACCCGGCTTTCCCATAAGCTTAAAGGCTACCTCGGAACCTATCACCACCCGGGATACGGCGACCTTGTGGTCAGCCGCCGTGGCAAAAAGTTGCAGTTTACATACAACGGCATAGAGACGGCCCTGGATCACTGGCATTACGACACTTTCAACGGCAGGGAAATCGATGATCCCACTTTCGCGGACATGAAATTGACCTTCCAGACCGATGCCAACGGCTTTATCTATCGTGTCAGCGCCCTCTTTGAGCCAATGACCGGACCCATCCTGTTTGACAAGCAGCCGCATGCGCGTTACCACGACCCTGAGTTTTTAAAGACCCTCACCGGTGATTACACGCTGATGGGTCAGAAGGTGACAATCGATTTGAAAGGTGAAGTGTTGACCATCCGCGCAGCCAACCAGCCCGCTTCAGAACTGGTTCCCGCCCTTGGCGATGAGTTTTTTCTCAAGGACGTAAAAATGATCCGCCTCAAGTTCATCCTGGACGAAACCGGAAACCCCACGGCCATCGAAATCTACCAGCCCCAGGGCACCTTCACCGCCGAAAAACTGGGGACGGTGCTTGTAAACATGTAAATACGGATTTTTGGATAAACAGAGTTGAAAAGTTGCAGAGTTGAAAAGGGAAGAAGTTGAAAAAGGTTGGCAGAGGGCGAGGGGCAAAGAAGGTGACCCGCCTTCGCCAAGGCTTCGGAGGGTAAGCAGGTGTCAGGACACATTCAGTCGGAAGCTTCAAGTCGAAAGTGGAAAGTAAGAGCAAAGCTGGCGAGAATCAGGAAGGGGTGAAGCATGCGAAGGAAATTGATCAAATGATTCAACCTGAACGAGTCCAGGTTTTGCGTGATGTTCCCGCGCGCAAAGGCCGCTACGTGCTGTACTGGATGCAGCAATCTCAGCGGGCACATTGGAACCATGCCCTGGAATACGCGATACGCAAGGCCAATGATGCAAACCTGCCGGTCCTGGTTGGCTTTGGCCTGGATGAAACGTTTCCAGAAGCCAACCTGCGCCACTTTACCTTCATGCTGGAAGGATTAAGTGAAAC is from Candidatus Aminicenantes bacterium and encodes:
- the cobO gene encoding cob(I)yrinic acid a,c-diamide adenosyltransferase, which encodes MNIEDTEVIETGCPSVGKGYVHVYTGDGKGKTTAAMGLALRAAGAGLRVFIAQFIKSGRYSEINYLKKCAGDIVARQYGSGCWLRGKPSPEDVRLAGNGLEEVRRIIREGEYQVVILDEACVAAWFGVLQVDDLLDLIDNKPPGVELIFTGRKADPRLIEKADLVTEMREIKHYYRQGVEARKGIES
- a CDS encoding nitronate monooxygenase — translated: MQLRQRFSLPKIDIPAWKWPARSSETHSFPPFRIGDLEVPVPIVQGGMAVGISLSGLASAVAREGGVGVIAATAIGMTENDYFQNGREANARALTREIRRFREAVTGVLGINIMMAADDFDNLLDVCVREKVDIVFLGAGLPIRGIPVARLRQAGVKIVPIVSSARAARLIFSYWQKTYSDLPDAVVVEGPLAGGHLGFTADDLGKKENRLENLVPTVIRELEAYRENDGLPIPVIAAGGIYTGRDIHRFLRMGAAGVQMGTRFVATDECDAADGFKQAFVSASEKTIRIIESPVGLPGRALDGEFFERLKNNAAGSTRCVWKCLKSCGAEKAHYCISLALNAARKGDLRRGFAFAGANAWRVNHIVPVHNLVRSLAAEYSVALGDLAARLRKEYEKAHDRITELHHDYIRARDTALADLKRKYGPMVTRKSECLRKELAAVQERLAEIKAEYLAHVRKLQATVAQLSPQRFN
- a CDS encoding serine hydrolase — encoded protein: MTRTTRIFVFLLIVFLPLCAQESDSLCGHWQGEIQLPGIALEIQVSLEKNPQGEWKGSITIPLQQAKDIPLEKFAIDGDSVRFAISGVPGEPVFFGTLENEGSRIEGTFTQGGQEFSFQMHRADDPLVMARKALKGFDEVINQGLESLSVPGVAMAVVRDDALVFAGGYGLRDLENKLPMTADTLLAIGSSSKAFTTFALGVLTDRGRMEWDQPVREYIPWFQLIDPVVTERLTPRDLVTHRSGMPRHDLVWYNNKTATREELVRKMAHLELSRDLRQEFQYNNLMFLTAGYLLETLTGSSWESSIRDLVFSPLDMKRSNFSVLESQKDNDFAWPYRERDGKLEKIPFRDITTVGPAGSINSSVNEMSRWLMVHLSNGKYDGKAIVNPATLADTHRSHMPTGNDSSDPRISATDYGMGWFVDHYRGHRRVHHGGNIDGFSCMVVLLPDDGLGFVAIANKNAASLPELLIRTAADRLLDLEPVDWIADAAKRKKEQAGEVKNAQEKKAKRRIADTRLSHKLKGYLGTYHHPGYGDLVVSRRGKKLQFTYNGIETALDHWHYDTFNGREIDDPTFADMKLTFQTDANGFIYRVSALFEPMTGPILFDKQPHARYHDPEFLKTLTGDYTLMGQKVTIDLKGEVLTIRAANQPASELVPALGDEFFLKDVKMIRLKFILDETGNPTAIEIYQPQGTFTAEKLGTVLVNM